From the genome of Triticum aestivum cultivar Chinese Spring chromosome 3B, IWGSC CS RefSeq v2.1, whole genome shotgun sequence, one region includes:
- the LOC123064506 gene encoding translation initiation factor IF-2, whose translation MANGTGSLGLVVDDGLGQTSSPLPSAAPVDEVPGATAFPLPPAAPVDEVPGATASPLPSAAPVDEVPGATAFPLPPAAPVDEVPGATASLLISAAPVDEVPGATAFPLPPAAPVDEVPGATASLLTSAAPVDEGLGATPAPLRSAAPASPLRPAAPAPAPGVPPTPDGSAGRHGLPGSRTDSVANGGDSGSQARGVGVSKGLGATSSPPRSAAPPSRVPLAPDASGHGAGGGVRDICNEVVERLVAGGRLDPGANDVLLRTLLEQHLGRFLDRTHSSQTRRRGSIRRLQNIKTRKRSEKLKEEKMMESFKAILSDSISFLFPTMVAVFASNFSFGEYEKCLLILLCALGGLLILLAMVLSHGVDDGQGRTVVVSHLTLGAVIYVFGMLVYCLYKFFPEGSGQVMALYGGVAHFVFGAVVLTVLWATLFKVSP comes from the exons ATGGCGAACGGGACCGGATCTCTGGGTCTCGTCGTCGACGACGGCCTCGGGCAGACCTCGTCCCCGCTCCCCTCCGCCGCGCCCGTCGACGAGGTCCCCGGCGCGACCGCCTTCCCGCTTCCCCCCGCCGCGCCCGTCGACGAGGTCCCCGGCGCGACCGCGTCCCCGCTCCCCTCCGCCGCGCCCGTCGACGAGGTCCCCGGCGCGACCGCCTTCCCGCTTCCCCCCGCCGCGCCCGTCGACGAGGTCCCCGGCGCGACCGCGTCCCTGCTTATCTCCGCCGCGCCCGTCGACGAGGTCCCCGGCGCGACCGCGTTCCCGCTTCCCCCCGCCGCGCCCGTCGACGAGGTCCCCGGCGCGACCGCGTCCCTGCTTACCTCCGCCGCGCCCGTCGACGAGGGCCTCGGCGCGACCCCGGCTCCGCTTCGCTCTGCCGCGCCCGCGTCTCCGCTTCGccccgccgcgcccgcgcccgcgccgggTGTGCCGCCCACACCCGATGGGAGCGCCGGCCGCCATGGGCTCCCAGGGTCGCGCACGGACAGCGTGGCGAACGGGGGGGATTCTGGATCCCAAGCTCGGGGTGTCGGCGTCTCCAAGGGCCTCGGCGCGACCTCCTCGCCACCTCGCTCGGCCGCGCCCCCGTCGCGTGTGCCCCTCGCGCCCGATGCGAGCGGCCACGGCGCGGGAGGAGGCGTCCGCGACATCTGCAATGAGGTCGTGgagcggctcgtcgccggtggccgCCTGGACCCGGGGGCGAACGACGTTCTGCTCCGCACCTTGCTCGAGCAGCATCTCGGCCGGTTTCTTGACAG GACTCATTCAAGCCAAACAAGAAGACGTGGTAGCATTAGGAGACTGCAGAATATCAAGACGAGGAAACGATCTGAGAAGCTCAAAGAAGAGAAGATGATGGAATCATTCAAGGCAATCTTATCGGATTCAATCTCATTTCTGTTTCCAACAATGGTAGCAGTCTTCGCAAGCAACTTCTCTTTCGGAGAATACGAGAAATGCTTACTGATCTTGTTGTGTGCTCTTGGGGGACTCCTCATTCTGCTTGCAATGGTGCTGTCCCATGGGGTTGATGATGGACAAGGAAGGACGGTTGTCGTGTCCCATCTCACGTTGGGGGCTGTTATATACGTATTTGGTATGCTTGTGTACTGTCTGTACAAGTTCTTTCCTGAAGGGTCTGGCCAGGTCATGGCCTTGTACGGTGGTGTTGCTCATTTTGTCTTTGGAGCAGTAGTGCTTACAGTTCTGTGGGCGACTTTGTTCAAGGTTAGTCCGTGA